A single window of Salvia splendens isolate huo1 chromosome 8, SspV2, whole genome shotgun sequence DNA harbors:
- the LOC121745938 gene encoding favin-like, with protein MSKSLCIFLFLFLTLFANATFSLSFDMSPITKSDGGRLNLTGDAYITEEGIQVTTNEHDQAQGGRVGRATYSELLHLWDKASQQMADFSTHFSFVIDSSGSYNFGDCLAFFLAPYGSTIKPWASGSGLGLGNATSLSVLDTFVAVEFDTYPNPVIDQPYDGRFVIPHVGIDIGNVSSVVTKTWYNNISAGWQNDAWIHYNSSTNLLKVIFTGNNSGIFRRDDLLYEVDLRNHLPEYFTVGFSAATGASFEKNNVKSWNFSSTVLASDKLVSSDTTQPQPVNNGGKETESQQPQASNKGAKKKRLIFGLGGAGAAIIFIILASTSTFCFLSRNKKKKESEEEHHMYKGLDLEEQQLDNVFEIGNGPKIFSYRELVDATNDFAAENKLGEGGFGSVY; from the exons ATGTCTAAATCGCTTtgcatcttcctcttcctcttcctgaCCTTGTTTGCAAATGCAACATTCTCACTATCCTTCGACATGTCTCCCATCACAAAATCGGACGGCGGCCGCCTCAACCTCACCGGGGACGCCTACATTACCGAGGAAGGCATTCAAGTCACAACCAACGAGCACGACCAAGCCCAGGGCGGTCGAGTTGGCCGCGCCACGTACTCCGAGCTCCTGCATTTGTGGGACAAAGCCTCGCAACAAATGGCCGATTTCTCCACCCACTTCTCCTTTGTCATAGATTCGTCTGGCAGCTACAACTTCGGCGACTGCCTTGCCTTCTTTCTGGCTCCCTACGGCTCCACCATCAAGCCATGGGCAAGCGGCAGCGGCCTCGGCCTCGGCAACGCCACTTCTCTCTCGGTGTTGGACACATTCGTCGCGGTGGAGTTCGACACGTACCCCAATCCTGTCATCGACCAGCCTTATGACGGCCGTTTCGTCATCCCGCACGTGGGAATCGATATCGGCAATGTGAGCTCGGTAGTAACAAAGACATG GTACAACAATATATCTGCAGGCTGGCAAAATGATGCTTGGATTCATTACAATTCCAGCACTAACTTATTAAAGGTCATTTTCACAGGCAACAATAGCGGAATATTCCGACGGGACGACCTCCTCTACGAGGTCGATCTCCGAAATCACTTGCCGGAATACTTCACCGTCGGATTCTCAGCTGCCACCGGAGCCTCCTTCGAGAAAAACAACGTCAAGTCTTGGAATTTCTCTTCGACTGTTCTGGCTTCCGATAAACTAGTGTCAAGTGACACAACACAACCACAACCTGTCAACAATGGCGGAAAGGAAACGGAAAGCCAACAACCTCAAGCCTCCAACAAAGGCGCAAAGAAGAAAAGACTGATATTTGGACTTGGTGGTGCAGGTGCCGCCATAATCTTCATCATCCTTGCTTCCACTTCCACATTCTGTTTCTTGtcaagaaacaagaaaaaaaaggagtCTGAGGAGGAGCATCACATGTACAAGGGGCTAGACTTGGAGGAGCAGCAATTGGATAACGTGTTCGAAATTGGCAACGGCCCGAAAATATTCTCCTACAGAGAATTGGTCGATGCAACGAATGATTTTGCAGCGGAGAATAAGCTTGGCGAAGGTGGTTTTGGTAGCGTATACTAA
- the LOC121745939 gene encoding L-type lectin-domain containing receptor kinase IX.1-like, whose product MGWCHRSAELLLVYEFMPNGSLDYHLFKNESSVLTLVASAILYLHEDQSRKYVVHRDVKASNVMLDHNFNAKLGDFGLARLVDHDKDLHSTLPAGTIGYIAPEYSATGKASKETDIFSFGIVLLETACGRKPVDHRLPGEKVLLMEWVWGLYESGKVLDTADPRLCFSRLEVQKIVRLMVVGLWCVHPLSGRRPTIRQVVRAFTSEDPLPNLPLAMPKAVYDDNAASASASALASASQVATTNSSSHVVISGSSSLTISSGGFASDLLPS is encoded by the coding sequence ATGGGGTGGTGCCATAGAAGCGCGGAGCTTCTACTAGTCTACGAGTTCATGCCCAACGGGAGCTTGGACTATCATTTGTTCAAAAACGAATCATCCGTCCTTACATTGGTAGCTTCTGCAATTCTGTACCTCCACGAAGACCAGTCAAGGAAATACGTGGTCCACAGGGATGTCAAAGCGAGCAACGTGATGCTCGATCACAACTTCAACGCGAAGCTAGGGGACTTTGGATTAGCCCGCCTCGTTGATCACGATAAAGACCTCCATTCCACCCTTCCTGCAGGGACCATCGGGTACATTGCGCCCGAGTACTCGGCCACGGGCAAGGCGAGCAAGGAGACGGACATCTTCAGCTTCGGGATCGTGTTGCTCGAAACAGCCTGTGGGAGGAAGCCGGTGGATCACAGGCTCCCCGGAGAAAAAGTGTTGTTGATGGAGTGGGTGTGGGGCCTGTACGAGTCCGGGAAGGTGCTCGATACAGCGGATCCGAGGCTTTGCTTTTCGAGACTTGAGGTGCAGAAGATAGTGCGGTTGATGGTGGTGGGGTTGTGGTGTGTGCATCCGCTGAGCGGGAGGAGGCCGACGATAAGGCAGGTGGTGCGGGCGTTTACGTCCGAGGATCCGCTGCCGAACCTGCCTCTAGCAATGCCGAAGGCTGTTTATGATGATAACGCTGCTTCGGCATCCGCATCGGCATTGGCATCGGCATCTCAAGTAGCTACCACGAATTCGAGTAGTCATGTGGTTATCAGCGGTTCTTCGAGTTTAACCATATCTTCTGGAGGTTTTGCCTCCGATTTGTTGCCCAGTTAG